Proteins encoded together in one Coffea arabica cultivar ET-39 chromosome 2c, Coffea Arabica ET-39 HiFi, whole genome shotgun sequence window:
- the LOC113724899 gene encoding putative RING-H2 finger protein ATL21A isoform X2: MDDMQQKLIALLLISASSLIVLVVSSPEICTVSACYPNEPTIRFPFRLQSVQPKECGYPGFDLTCDSTILITSLQLQNVNASPPQRFSVQAIDYASQEIWLNDPGDCLPQRLLNLNLSGSPFTAVSHQDFTLFNCSIHHRLHNFNPIACLGGSGYNIVATSSERASRILASSCSVVSTIPVPVQLPYHEEVWSSDLSEDIRLTWDSPHCGKCESRGGRCGLKSNSTDHIECKTQHGLPRGARYAISVGAGVPTLLFVIGLVCFVCGRLKACRRQPYPVIEFSSTVARQPTLLSGLDGAIIESYPKTVLGESRRLPKPNDTVCPICLSDYKPKDTLRTIPACQHCFHADCIDEWLRLNAACPVCRNNPKQSPPALEPASAPASDNNV, encoded by the exons ATGGATGATATGCAGCAAAAGCTTATTGCTCTGCTTCTCATTTCAGCGTCAAGCTTGATTGTCCTAGTCGTCTCATCCCCAGAAATCTGCACCGTCTCAGCATGTTACCCCAACGAACCTACGATTCGATTCCCCTTCCGGCTGCAGAGCGTCCAACCAAAGGAGTGCGGCTACCCAGGCTTCGACTTAACCTGCGACAGCACCATTCTGATTACATCTCTCCAGCTCCAAAATGTAAATGCATCGCCACCTCAGAGATTCAGCGTCCAAGCCATAGACTATGCCTCCCAAGAAATATGGCTAAATGATCCCGGCGACTGCCTTCCTCAGCGTCTTTTAAATTTGAATCTTTCGGGTTCTCCTTTCACGGCCGTCTCCCATCAAGATTTTACCTTGTTTAATTGCTCCATCCATCACAGACTTCACAACTTCAATCCCATAGCTTGTCTTGGTGGTTCTGGCTACAATATTGTTGCTACGTCTTCAGAGAGAGCTTCCAGGATCCTAGCTTCTTCGTGCAGCGTCGTATCAACCATTCCCGTCCCAGTTCAGTTGCCGTATCATGAGGAGGTTTGGTCCTCGGATCTCAGCGAAGACATCAGACTCACTTGGGATTCACCCCATTGCGGCAAATGCGAGTCAAGGGGGGGAAGATGCGGGCTCAAGAGCAATTCCACTGATCACATCGAATGCAAAACTCAACATG GGCTTCCAAGAGGCGCTCGGTATGCCATCAGCGTGGGAGCAGGAGTGCCCACACTTTTGTTCGTCATAGGGCTCGTCTGCTTCGTTTGCGGAAGACTCAAGGCCTGCCGCAGACAGCCCTACCCAGTCATTGAGTTCTCCTCCACCGTGGCACGTCAGCCCACTTTATTATCCGGCCTGGATGGGGCCATCATAGAATCCTATCCAAAAACAGTCCTGGGTGAGAGCAGACGCCTTCCCAAGCCCAATGACACCGTTTGCCCAATCTGCTTGAGCGATTACAAGCCCAAGGACACGCTCAGGACCATCCCTGCTTGTCAGCATTGCTTCCATGCAGATTGCATTGACGAATGGCTTCGGTTGAACGCTGCCTGTCCGGTTTGCCGGAATAATCCAAAGCAGTCACCGCCGGCGCTCGAACCAGCTTCGGCTCCAGCTTCTGATAATAATGTTTGA
- the LOC113724899 gene encoding putative RING-H2 finger protein ATL21A isoform X1, whose translation MDDMQQKLIALLLISASSLIVLVVSSPEICTVSACYPNEPTIRFPFRLQSVQPKECGYPGFDLTCDSTILITSLQLQNVNASPPQRFSVQAIDYASQEIWLNDPGDCLPQRLLNLNLSGSPFTAVSHQDFTLFNCSIHHRLHNFNPIACLGGSGYNIVATSSERASRILASSCSVVSTIPVPVQLPYHEEVWSSDLSEDIRLTWDSPHCGKCESRGGRCGLKSNSTDHIECKTQHAGLPRGARYAISVGAGVPTLLFVIGLVCFVCGRLKACRRQPYPVIEFSSTVARQPTLLSGLDGAIIESYPKTVLGESRRLPKPNDTVCPICLSDYKPKDTLRTIPACQHCFHADCIDEWLRLNAACPVCRNNPKQSPPALEPASAPASDNNV comes from the exons ATGGATGATATGCAGCAAAAGCTTATTGCTCTGCTTCTCATTTCAGCGTCAAGCTTGATTGTCCTAGTCGTCTCATCCCCAGAAATCTGCACCGTCTCAGCATGTTACCCCAACGAACCTACGATTCGATTCCCCTTCCGGCTGCAGAGCGTCCAACCAAAGGAGTGCGGCTACCCAGGCTTCGACTTAACCTGCGACAGCACCATTCTGATTACATCTCTCCAGCTCCAAAATGTAAATGCATCGCCACCTCAGAGATTCAGCGTCCAAGCCATAGACTATGCCTCCCAAGAAATATGGCTAAATGATCCCGGCGACTGCCTTCCTCAGCGTCTTTTAAATTTGAATCTTTCGGGTTCTCCTTTCACGGCCGTCTCCCATCAAGATTTTACCTTGTTTAATTGCTCCATCCATCACAGACTTCACAACTTCAATCCCATAGCTTGTCTTGGTGGTTCTGGCTACAATATTGTTGCTACGTCTTCAGAGAGAGCTTCCAGGATCCTAGCTTCTTCGTGCAGCGTCGTATCAACCATTCCCGTCCCAGTTCAGTTGCCGTATCATGAGGAGGTTTGGTCCTCGGATCTCAGCGAAGACATCAGACTCACTTGGGATTCACCCCATTGCGGCAAATGCGAGTCAAGGGGGGGAAGATGCGGGCTCAAGAGCAATTCCACTGATCACATCGAATGCAAAACTCAACATG CAGGGCTTCCAAGAGGCGCTCGGTATGCCATCAGCGTGGGAGCAGGAGTGCCCACACTTTTGTTCGTCATAGGGCTCGTCTGCTTCGTTTGCGGAAGACTCAAGGCCTGCCGCAGACAGCCCTACCCAGTCATTGAGTTCTCCTCCACCGTGGCACGTCAGCCCACTTTATTATCCGGCCTGGATGGGGCCATCATAGAATCCTATCCAAAAACAGTCCTGGGTGAGAGCAGACGCCTTCCCAAGCCCAATGACACCGTTTGCCCAATCTGCTTGAGCGATTACAAGCCCAAGGACACGCTCAGGACCATCCCTGCTTGTCAGCATTGCTTCCATGCAGATTGCATTGACGAATGGCTTCGGTTGAACGCTGCCTGTCCGGTTTGCCGGAATAATCCAAAGCAGTCACCGCCGGCGCTCGAACCAGCTTCGGCTCCAGCTTCTGATAATAATGTTTGA